In a single window of the Prochlorococcus marinus str. AS9601 genome:
- a CDS encoding alpha/beta fold hydrolase — MTKNNFEKLSDLNVEFFESAKLSLLDPLGLYLANDVKWIKLNQNWNSLKFPVVMGGKGQPILLLHGFDSSFLEFRRIYKSLKRNFQVIVPDLLGFGFSPRYATNEYNASKIISHLIDLLKTLKITKNLKIIGASMGGSTALKLAYEIPDSIEKIILLSPAGLFGEPKSIPFPLNQIGASFLGMPQVRKSLCRQAFAFPDECVGKMEEQIASIHLGCKGWRNSLASFAKSGGFAGTQKYIQNIPIKTLCGENDRILGKTELKKIGNIEKLNFVGLQNCGHLPHIDLPSLSSKIIQDYFLE; from the coding sequence CCTTTAGGTCTTTATTTGGCAAATGATGTTAAGTGGATAAAACTCAACCAAAATTGGAATTCCTTAAAATTCCCAGTAGTTATGGGAGGAAAAGGTCAACCTATACTTCTTCTACATGGCTTTGATAGTAGTTTTTTAGAATTCAGAAGAATATATAAATCACTAAAAAGAAATTTTCAAGTTATCGTTCCTGATCTTCTGGGCTTTGGTTTTAGTCCCAGGTACGCAACAAATGAATATAATGCCTCGAAAATAATTTCGCATTTAATTGATCTCCTTAAGACATTAAAAATAACAAAGAATCTAAAAATTATAGGTGCCTCTATGGGAGGCTCAACAGCTTTAAAACTTGCTTATGAAATTCCTGATTCTATTGAAAAAATTATCCTTTTGTCCCCCGCCGGATTGTTTGGAGAACCTAAGAGTATCCCTTTTCCTCTTAACCAAATTGGTGCCTCATTTCTTGGAATGCCTCAGGTTAGAAAAAGTCTTTGTAGGCAAGCATTTGCTTTCCCAGATGAATGCGTTGGTAAGATGGAAGAGCAAATTGCTTCAATTCATTTAGGTTGTAAAGGATGGAGGAATTCACTTGCATCATTTGCAAAAAGTGGTGGGTTTGCAGGAACTCAAAAATATATCCAAAATATCCCAATTAAAACATTATGCGGAGAAAATGATCGAATTCTTGGAAAAACAGAGCTTAAAAAAATAGGAAATATTGAAAAATTGAATTTTGTAGGGTTACAAAATTGTGGACATCTTCCGCATATAGATCTTCCATCATTATCTAGTAAAATAATCCAAGATTATTTTTTGGAATAA